From the Ruminiclostridium josui JCM 17888 genome, one window contains:
- the rph gene encoding ribonuclease PH, giving the protein MLRHDGRSNTQLRPVRILRNYIKHAEGSVLIEVGDTKVICTASVEERIPPFKKDSGEGWITAEYSMLPRATAVRNQRDISKLKLNGRSSEIQRLIGRSLRTIVDLKLLGERTITIDCDVIQADGGTRTASITGGYVALVDACNTLAKNGLISKTPIIGTVAATSVGIVNGEELLDLCYIEDSNAEVDMNVIMTDKGEFIEIQATGEKSSFSKKQLDKLFNLAESGIHELIKAQNEVLWKD; this is encoded by the coding sequence ATGTTGAGGCATGACGGAAGAAGCAATACACAATTGAGGCCTGTAAGGATTCTGAGAAATTACATTAAACATGCGGAAGGGTCAGTTCTCATAGAAGTTGGGGATACAAAAGTAATATGCACGGCTTCTGTTGAGGAGAGGATTCCTCCTTTCAAAAAGGATTCAGGAGAAGGTTGGATAACTGCTGAGTATTCTATGCTTCCCAGAGCAACTGCTGTAAGGAATCAAAGAGATATTTCAAAATTAAAGCTTAATGGAAGAAGTTCTGAAATCCAGAGACTTATAGGAAGGTCACTGAGAACCATAGTTGACCTGAAACTCTTGGGTGAGAGAACTATAACCATTGACTGTGATGTAATTCAAGCCGACGGAGGAACCAGAACTGCTTCCATTACAGGAGGATATGTGGCATTGGTAGATGCGTGTAATACGCTGGCTAAAAACGGCTTGATTTCAAAAACGCCGATTATCGGAACTGTGGCTGCAACTAGTGTAGGAATTGTTAATGGTGAGGAGCTTTTAGACCTCTGTTACATTGAAGATAGCAATGCAGAGGTTGATATGAACGTTATAATGACGGATAAAGGTGAATTCATCGAAATACAGGCTACCGGTGAAAAGTCAAGCTTTAGTAAAAAACAGCTGGATAAACTTTTTAATTTAGCCGAATCTGGAATACATGAGTTGATAAAGGCTCAGAATGAGGTTTTATGGAAAGATTAA
- a CDS encoding XTP/dITP diphosphatase, translating into MERLIVATKNKGKIVEIKQVLSGLPLDVISMNEAGIDIDIVEDGETFEENSLKKALEISKVSKSMVLADDSGLEVDYLDGAPGIYSARFAGPEASDDDKNKKLLEMLKDVPFEKRTARFVCAIAVAFPDGRHFVVRGTCEGFIDFQCKGSNGFGYDPLFFVQQFDKTMAEIDSDLKNKISHRAKALALVQEKLQKYLY; encoded by the coding sequence ATGGAAAGATTAATTGTTGCTACAAAAAATAAGGGAAAAATAGTTGAAATCAAGCAGGTATTATCAGGACTGCCACTTGATGTTATATCAATGAATGAAGCAGGTATTGATATTGATATAGTTGAGGATGGAGAAACTTTTGAAGAGAACTCTCTGAAAAAGGCTCTTGAAATAAGTAAAGTATCAAAAAGCATGGTGCTAGCGGATGATTCAGGATTGGAAGTTGATTATCTTGACGGAGCTCCGGGAATTTACTCTGCCAGATTTGCAGGGCCTGAAGCAAGTGATGATGATAAAAATAAAAAGTTATTGGAAATGTTAAAGGACGTACCCTTTGAGAAAAGAACTGCAAGGTTTGTATGTGCAATAGCAGTGGCATTTCCTGATGGCAGGCACTTTGTAGTTAGAGGAACATGTGAGGGGTTTATAGATTTTCAATGTAAAGGCAGTAATGGCTTTGGTTACGACCCTCTTTTCTTTGTACAGCAATTTGATAAGACTATGGCTGAAATAGATTCGGATTTGAAGAATAAAATAAGCCATCGCGCTAAGGCATTGGCATTAGTGCAGGAAAAATTACAGAAATATTTATACTAA
- a CDS encoding metallophosphoesterase gives MKVLVMSDTHGYLTNAMKAIEKNPDVEMIIHLGDYCRDVADLEQLYPDKKFEYVYGNSDFGVGTVEVEKTLEIEGRRVFLTHGHKYSVKWDLERIIAKAESENAHIALYGHTHIALIEQVSECMLLNPGSISESRSNLSESYAILDITPEKVDAEFFYI, from the coding sequence ATGAAAGTACTTGTTATGAGTGATACCCACGGGTATCTTACTAATGCAATGAAAGCAATAGAGAAAAACCCGGATGTTGAAATGATTATTCATCTGGGTGACTATTGTAGGGATGTAGCAGATCTTGAACAGCTATATCCAGATAAAAAGTTTGAGTATGTTTACGGAAATAGTGACTTTGGCGTTGGCACCGTTGAGGTGGAAAAGACTTTGGAAATTGAGGGCAGAAGAGTTTTTTTGACTCATGGTCACAAATATTCGGTAAAGTGGGATCTGGAGCGTATTATTGCCAAGGCAGAGTCAGAAAATGCGCATATTGCACTTTATGGTCATACACATATAGCGTTGATTGAGCAAGTTTCTGAATGCATGCTTTTAAATCCGGGAAGCATAAGTGAATCCAGAAGTAATTTATCGGAGTCCTATGCAATATTGGATATAACACCTGAAAAAGTAGATGCTGAGTTTTTTTATATTTAG
- a CDS encoding helix-turn-helix domain-containing protein, whose product MSKFADRLFYLRTENKLTQEGLCDILKEKYNLETNKSMISRYEKGIHEPGFTFIDYTADYFGVTIDWLMGRSDNKYYSDNLQVKKIPLVRTVNSNGQIVNTDNIASYEYSNEDCDFCFKVTDDNMAAIGMKLGSLAFIHVQHSLNNGDVGLFLIDGSPLFYRFFEEDKYIMLKPENQVCTPAIFSKKDFKQVSIIGKVISVKFSL is encoded by the coding sequence ATGAGTAAGTTTGCTGATAGACTATTCTACTTAAGGACAGAAAATAAATTAACTCAGGAAGGTCTGTGCGATATTCTTAAAGAAAAATATAATCTTGAAACTAACAAATCAATGATATCAAGATATGAAAAGGGCATTCATGAACCAGGATTCACTTTTATTGATTACACTGCTGATTATTTTGGTGTTACTATTGACTGGCTTATGGGCCGGTCAGACAATAAATACTATTCTGATAACTTACAAGTAAAAAAAATCCCTTTAGTTAGAACAGTAAATAGTAATGGGCAAATTGTTAACACTGATAATATCGCTTCATATGAATATTCAAATGAAGATTGTGATTTTTGTTTTAAAGTAACAGATGATAATATGGCTGCTATTGGTATGAAATTAGGATCTTTAGCATTTATCCATGTTCAGCACAGTTTAAATAATGGTGACGTTGGACTTTTTTTAATTGATGGTAGCCCATTGTTCTATAGGTTTTTTGAAGAAGATAAATATATAATGCTAAAGCCTGAGAACCAGGTATGTACCCCCGCTATTTTTAGTAAAAAAGATTTTAAGCAGGTTTCAATAATAGGTAAAGTTATAAGCGTAAAATTTAGTTTATAA
- a CDS encoding tyrosine-type recombinase/integrase: MAYIRKRKNGSYQAAVYVGLSTEIDPKTGKPKKLYEYITMEGFKEIKEAARNLEKDIADKTYSNMQNCLFSIYSKKWLEINENLVSPTTFVKNYKMYVDKHFIPFFGRFKLKDITEFQVKEYINLKLKTLSPTTVRKHFYTLNKMLYDALKLKNPCRDITPPEEAEYIPQVPTDEEFKLLHYAVKGTFDEPIVLLAGWCGLREGEIFCLNTDDIDEINGTVRIDESKAISENKNIKEKKLSNEQTVEKQAINKKEPKLIYQSKGPKSKRGFRTLVVKDYLMQLLKKLKHERLAEYEVDKVIELNKKPIPLFSMRPDSYSSRFSDIIKFHNEMFDIRKKFGQAGLDNSLKPHTKKSIRKNLNLQNKKLKNFRFHDLRHYHVTVMYENEIPDQYAAERLGDDIKTMKSVYQHLRLDKRKEIDTKIKNI; encoded by the coding sequence ATGGCATATATACGTAAACGTAAGAATGGCTCTTACCAAGCAGCTGTTTACGTTGGCTTAAGTACTGAGATAGATCCAAAGACCGGAAAACCTAAAAAACTTTATGAATATATAACTATGGAAGGCTTTAAGGAAATAAAAGAAGCTGCACGAAATTTAGAAAAAGATATTGCTGACAAGACTTATTCAAATATGCAAAATTGCCTTTTTTCAATCTACTCAAAAAAATGGCTAGAAATAAATGAAAATCTTGTCTCACCAACTACCTTTGTAAAAAATTATAAAATGTATGTAGATAAACATTTTATCCCGTTCTTTGGCAGATTTAAACTCAAAGATATTACTGAATTTCAAGTAAAAGAATATATTAACCTTAAATTGAAAACACTATCTCCTACAACAGTACGTAAACACTTTTACACTCTTAATAAAATGCTTTATGATGCATTAAAACTAAAAAATCCATGTAGAGATATCACCCCACCTGAAGAAGCTGAATATATCCCCCAGGTTCCAACCGATGAAGAATTTAAGTTATTGCATTACGCTGTAAAAGGTACATTTGACGAACCTATTGTTTTATTGGCGGGATGGTGTGGGCTTAGAGAAGGTGAGATATTCTGCTTAAATACCGATGATATAGACGAAATTAACGGCACCGTGAGAATAGATGAAAGTAAAGCTATTTCAGAGAATAAAAATATAAAAGAAAAGAAATTAAGTAATGAACAAACTGTTGAAAAACAAGCTATAAATAAAAAAGAACCAAAACTTATTTATCAGTCCAAAGGCCCTAAATCTAAACGAGGTTTCAGAACACTAGTCGTAAAAGATTACCTTATGCAATTGCTTAAGAAACTAAAACATGAACGACTAGCTGAATATGAAGTTGATAAAGTAATTGAGCTAAATAAAAAGCCTATACCATTATTTAGTATGAGGCCGGACAGTTATTCTTCAAGATTCTCAGACATAATCAAGTTTCATAATGAAATGTTTGATATACGCAAAAAGTTTGGTCAAGCTGGTTTGGATAATTCATTAAAACCTCACACCAAAAAAAGTATCCGTAAAAATCTTAATTTGCAAAATAAAAAATTAAAGAATTTTAGGTTTCACGATCTGAGACATTATCATGTAACTGTAATGTATGAGAATGAAATTCCAGACCAATATGCAGCAGAAAGATTAGGCGATGATATTAAAACAATGAAATCTGTATATCAACATCTAAGACTTGATAAGAGAAAAGAAATAGATACTAAGATTAAAAATATATAA